Within Desulfomicrobium escambiense DSM 10707, the genomic segment CCTACGGGCGTTGCTCAGGATGAGGAGATTGACATCTTGTAACGGTTATGGAGGGAGGCGAACCTCCCTCCATAACCGTTCGTACGAGAAGGTTATGTTGGGGGGATAAAAAAATATCTATATATATTAATAATTTTTTCAACTAGTTACAAAAAAATAATCTCGTTTATTGCATTTTACGAGTAAAATTAGATGCTAAAACGAGATAAGAAATTAAATAATTAGATAAATAAAAAAAATATAAGGCAAAAAAATCATGTTACTAATTAAATGAGAAATATTTCTTCATAAAAATATTAGAAACGAAATAAATCAGTAAAAAAAGGGATAGCTCCCTTTCGGTCTGGCAGTTTAAAATATAACTAAAAAACTTAGTGTGTTACTATGATGCGAGGGATAGCGGCGAGTCCGGTTCAATTTTCTTAATTTGGCTGAGGCACTTCTTGTGTTGGTGGTGAGGAGTGAGTGTTGTCATGTCACGCTCCCTCCGCACTTTCATTTGTCCACGTTCGTGGTGCGTAAGATGTTTTTCCAAGTCCGAAGCTGGAATTCAATGATCCTGCGATCAGGATTTGTGGTTGATCAAAGTGGGTCAAAAAGGTAGGTCAAAATTCCGTAGGAAAAGTGTTTGTTTGAAAAATAGTATCGTGATTTCAGGCTATTGACTTTTATAGGGCACCGAGTCCCCCCTTCGACACCAGGAAAAGATAAGCCGCTGAAGTGAAAGCTTCAACGGCTTTTTCTTTGTGCGCCCGGCGGGGCACATTCACTTGGAGGTGCAAGTCCTCTACGCGCCCGACAGGGGGAAGCGTTAGCCGGACGGCAAGGGTGTCCACCACTCTGGCATGATTTCCGGCCGCCTGAACGGGCGTGACGGCTTCCTTGCCGCATCATCCGACCGCATTTCTCCCTCTCCCGACGGCGTCGCGGTGCTCGCGCGCCAAGTTCAGGAAGGCCCGCAGATAGTCGGTGTCCGCATCGGCCTCGCGGATGCCGAGGTGGATCTGCTTGTCGATTCCGTCCTTGCCCAGCCTGACCGGGACAACGGCAAACCTGTCGGCCCACTCCTCGATCAGCCAGCGCGGCATGGCCGACACTCCCCGTCCGCTGGCGACCATCTGCAGCAGGATGTCCGTGGTCTCGATCAGCTTGTGCTGCCTGGGACTGACTCCCGCCGGGGTCAGGAATCGGGTGAAGACGTCCAGCCGGTCAACGCTGACCGGATAGGTGATCAGGACCTCTCCGGCGAGCTGTTCCGGCCGGACGTGGTCCGCTTGGGACAGAGTGTGTCCCGCGCTTACCACCAGCACCTGTTCGTAGTCGAATACGGCCTCGTAAAGCAGACCCCGTACGTACAGCGGGTCGGGCGTGACCAGCAGGTCGATCTCGTATCCCGTCAGAGCTCCGATGCCGCCAAACTGAAACTTCTGCCTCACGTCCAGGTCCACGGCCGGCCAGGCCGCCAGGTACGACGCGGCGATCTTCAGCAGCCACTGGTAGCACGGATGACATTCCATGCCGATGCGCAGAGTGCCGCGTTCACCTTGGGCGAACTGCCTCAGGCGTTCCTCGGCTTGGGCGAACTGAGGCGCCAGGCGGTCGGCCAGATTCAGGAGGTATTCGCCGGCCTGGGTCGGGCGCAGGCTGCGTCCCTCACGATGCCAGATCTCCACCCCGAGCCGGTCCTCCAGCTTCCGGATGCTGTGGCTCAAGGCGGACTGCGTGAGGTTCAGGGCTGAGGCCGCCGCGGTCAGCGAGCCGTGTCGCTGCACGGCCCTCAGGATTTCCAGGTGAATGCGTTCGATGCCTGCCATGCGGTTTCCTTATCTATGAATTCTGCTCATGCGATTCTGAAAAATTACCATTTTCATTCATGAATGCAAGCAGGTAATCACGGCGTCATCTTTGCAACTCAACAAGAGGATACCGTCATGGCATACACGCATAATCTGGGCTATCCGCGCGTTGGCGCCCGCCGGGAACTGAAGGCCGCGCTCGAAGCCCACTGGAAGGGGCAGTTGTCCGCATTCGACCTCGAGGAGGCCGCCCGCGAGATCCGCACCGCCAACTGGCGGCGGCAGTCCGGGCTCGATCTGGTTCCGGTGGGGGACTTTTCGCTCTATGATCAGGTTCTGGATATGAGCTTCGCCCTGGGCAACGTCCCCGAGCGGGCCGAAGCCTGTCAGGGGACCGTCCTGGACCGCTATTTCCGTGTGGCTCGCGGCCGCACCGCGGGTGACGCTGCGGGCGTGGCGGCAGGTGAGATGACAAAGTGGTTCGACACCAACTACCACTACATCGTCCCCGAGTTCACATCCGGGACGGAGTTCACCCTTCATCCGCAGCGCATCCTCGAACAGGTGGACGAGGCCCGGGACGCTGGCGTATCGGCCAAGCCGGTGCTCATCGGACCCATGACCTATCTGTGGCTTGGCAAGGAAAAGGACGGCTCCGACAAATGGGGCCTCCTGGACCGCCTGCTCCCGGTCTACGTCGAACTGCTCGGCCTTCTGGCCGGGCGCGGGGTGGGCTGGGTGCAGATGGATGAACCCGTGCTGGTCACCGATCTGGAGCCCCGTCAGCGCGACATGTTCGCCGGGGCCTACGCAGCCTTGTCGGGGCGCGGCGTCAGGCTGCTGCTGACCACGTTCTTCGGAGGCCTGGGTGAGAACCTCGATCTGGCCCTCGGCCTGCCGGTGGACGGCGTGCACGTGGATGCCGTGCGGGGCCGGGAAGAGTTGCCCGCCGTGGTGGACAGGCTGCCGAAGGGAAAAGTGCTGTCCGTGGGCATCATCGATGGCCGCAACATCTGGAAGACGGATCTGGCAGCCGCTCTTGATGTCCTCGAACCCCTGGACGCCCGCCTGGGGGACCGGCTCTGGATCGCCCCGTCGTGTTCTCTGCTGCACGTGCCCGTGGATCTCGACCTGGAAACGGACATGGACGGGGAGATCCGTTCGTGGCTGGCCTTTGCCGCGCAGAAACTCGACGAGCTGAGGCTGCTCGGCCGGGCCTTGGACAGGGGGCGTGCGGCCGTGGCCGGGGAACTCGCCGCCAACGCTAAGGCCTTGGCGGGACGCCGATCCTCGACCCGCGTGCACGACCCGATCGTAAAGGCGCGCCTCGACGCCATCGAGCCATCCTGGGGAAACCGCCGGTCGCCGTATCCCGTTCGCTCGGCCCTGCACAGACGGCGGTTCGGCCTTCCCCTGTATCCCACCACAACCATCGGTTCCTTTCCGCAGACTGCGGAAATCCGCACGGCGAGGAGGCAGTACCGGGCCGGCGAGCTGAAACGGGAAGCTTATGTCCAGGCCATGCAGGACCAGATAAGGCGCGTGGTCTCGGCGCAGGAGGATCTGGGCCTCGATGTCCTTGTGCATGGCGAGGCCGAGCGCAACGACATGGTCGAATACTTCGGCGAGCAACTACGGGGCTATGTCTTTAGCGGTTTCGGCTGGGTGCAGTCCTACGGTTCGCGTTGCGTCAAACCACCAATCATCTTCGGAGACATCTCCCGCCTTGGCCCGATGACCGTGGAGTGGATCACCTTTGCCCAGTCACTGACGGACAAGCCCATGAAAGGCATGCTGACCGGCCCGGTGACCATTCTGAACTGGTCCTTCGTGCGCGACGACCAGCCCCGTTCCCGGACCTGCCTGCAACTGGCCCTGGCCGTTCGTGATGAGGTGCTGGATCTGGAAAAGGCCGGCATCGGCATCATCCAGATCGACGAGGCGGCTCTGCGCGAGGGGCTGCCGTTGCGGACATCGCAGTGGCGGGAATACCTGGACTGGGCCGTGGGCGCGTACCGCATCGCGGCCAACGGAGTCAGGGACGAGACGCAGATACACACCCACATGTGCTATTCGGAATTCAACGACATCATCGCGGCCATCGCGGACATGGATGCCGACGTCATCACCATCGAGACCTCGCGTTCGGGCATGGAACTGCTCGATGTCTTCGACAGCTTCAGCTACCCCAACGAGATCGGGCCGGGCGTGTACGATATCCATTCACCCAACGTTCCGGAAGCGCAGGCCATGGTCGATTTGCTGCGTAAGGCAGCCCGGCACATCCCGCCGGAACGGCTGTGGGTCAACCCGGACTGCGGTCTGAAAACTCGTCAGTGGGGCGAGGTCCTCCCATCTCTCTCCGCAATGGTCGCCGCCGCGAAGACGATGCGGACCTCCACGGTCATCGACGTATAAAGGGCCTTCAGATCGGCGGCGACATATTTGCCCTGCTTTCGGTTCGCGAACTTGAGGCTGTGACGCGCCATGTGCACTAGGCAGCGTTGGACATCGGCATGTGGGAAGACCGCTGCAGTAGTATAAGGAAAGCCTTTGAGGACGTCTACGGAGACAACGAAGATGCCGTTCCATGCCGCGTCTCTTGATTTTCGTGACAACATGTCGCAAGAATCCCCGCACCACAATCGACACCCAAAATAAAACGAGGGTTACAGTAACATGCTGTAACCCTATTTTATTTTGTTCAGTCGGTTTGTTTGTCGGGGGGGGGACGCACCTAAAAGCGCCCAGGTGCTACAAAACCTAGTACGAAACCAAGGTGTCCCCGATGGCCATGTAAACCTCCCCAAAAGCAATTGCTGATGAGTTTTCATTTTTTTTGCTTGATTCTGCGGGGTCAAGAATGTAGGTCAAAAATTACGTAGTGTTTTTGTGCTTAAGTAGCTAAATTTAATTGATTTTGAAGAATTAGCTGCGACGCCTCCGCTAGTCCCCCCTTCGACACTAATTATAAAGCCGCTACAGATGTTTCTGTAGCGGCTTTTTCGATTTATGCAGTTTTTGGATTTTCAACATCTATCGAAGTATTTTGCTTTTCAATATTCGCAAATAAATTTCCTGCCACTTCAGCTGCTCGTTTTAGAGCGTCATCACGAAGATGTGCGTAGCGCTGTGTCATTTGCGGAGATTTGTGTGTCAATAGCTTTTGTAGTGTATAGATATCAACTTGACCAGAGCTGGCTAGCATTGAAGCATACACATGCCTGAGTCCATGCAAAGCTCGAAAATCTTCAGGAAGTCCGGCGCGGCGTTTTATCCGTGCTGTTTGATGTTTGACATCTTTTCTCAAGCCTCCATTTCGGCCTGGGAAGACGTATTCACTGCCTGTTCTGGGGTGGTCCAGAAACAGTTGTCTGGCCGCTTCGTTCATTGGGATCCGCTGGTCCTTTCCGCCTTTGGGATCGCGGATAAAAATGAAACCTTTATCGAAATCTAAATCAGACCATTTCAGCTTGAATATTTCTCCACGGCGCATGCCTGTGAAAAGGGCTGCTTTCATTATCCCTGCTGCTTGTATGTTCGTATCTTCAGCAATCGCTTTGAAAAGACGCTCCATTTCATCTGGTGTCAGATCTTCAGTCTTGTGATTATCTGGTTTTGGAAACTCAATGGTAAAGGGCAAGCGAGAGCATAAGTGCATTTTAACGCCAAAATTGATAATACGTCGAAACAATTCAAGTGTGTTTTTGACAGTCTGCGGACTCTTTGATTTGAGCATCATCACTCGAACCCTATCCACATCCAGTGGAGCAATTTCCTCGGGCTCCTTGTGACCGAAAGGAACTTCGAGATAGCGTATGAATCGGCTCTCGTCAGTCTTGATTCCTTTGAAATCAACTTTGCTTTTTTTGTACTCAGTCCACAGTTTGGAGAGCGTCCAGCGACTGTCGTCCGCCTCTTTCTCTGCCTTGATTTTGTTGCGCCGGGTTTTGTTCGAATCGGACTTTCCGTCTATGCGCTCGGCCCTTAAGCGGGCTGCCCTGGCTTCGGTCATGTCGTCACGGCCTTGGTAGCCAGCTTTCTCTTCGATCAGCTTTCCATCCCTGCGGTATACGATGTAATAGACTCGTTCCGGTTTTCCATCCGCGCCAGTGCCGATGACGAAATAGACGCCTGGATAGCGCGTTTTTTCGCGTTTTCGTGATGGCATTTTTCCTCCAAACCAAGGGCTGGTGGGCTTAAACCGAGGATCGTCTGCCCAACACTATGCCCAACATTCGAGGTGAAAATAGGTGAAAAATGAGAAAAGTCAATGAAAGTCGACTTTGCTTAACTATCTGAAAAATAATAAATAATGCAAAGTGATGCAAATAGGTGAAAATGGTAGGATTAGGTTTTGGGAACCGAGGGCCGCTGGTTCGAGTCCAGTCGCCCCGACCAGGAAAAACAAAGGCTTACAGGAAAATCACCTGTAGGCCTTTTTTTGCGCTCAGGCGATACAGTTTTTCCTATGCCGTTTGACATACGGAACCAAGCGAACTATGTACCCATTTTTCCAATAATATCAGCCTGTGAGCTTGTGCCGTCCTGACTCCGGGACGGTATATTTTAGGTGGTATTGTGGGGTTCTTGAGCCATTCTTACAGGAAAATCATTACGAGGCGTTCCAATTCTTTGCCAAAGATTGAGTACGCTTGAACCCTTCGGAATGATTGCATCGGAACTTGAGACCGTATGGGGAATCATATGCCGCAGAGTGTGTCTGAGAAGGCTTTTTTCACCAGTTTTCAGAAAGAAGTATGGATTTCTCAGCACTATTCCGGGCATGAAGACAATGCATGCATTTTGGCAAAATTTCGAATACTGCGGCGTATCGACAGGGATGTATTGCTGGAGGTCATACGTATTGCGCTGATGCATCACGTTTTGATGACGGGGAAGATGCATCTGGATGAAAAGGAACCGTTCTTTGCTTTGCACAGCTACGATGATGTCGATATCTCGTTTGTCGATCTGCCAGGCGGGAGCGACACCCAGGATGAGATCGAGCGTGAACACGACAGGTTTTTCGAGCAGTCGCTGGGGGAGCGCCCTGTACGCTTTCTTCTCATCCGTTCGGACGCAGAAAGTTTCTTCGCCCTGAAATGCACGCACATCGCCCTCGACGGGTTCGGGACCTTCTGTTTTGTCGGCTTCATCGCCGACATCTACACCAGCCTGATGCGCGGCGAGAACGTTCCCATTGACGAGCATCCAGTCTGGCTGGACGTGTACCGGGAGGATCGGGAGCATTTCGCCTCGGCCAAGTTCACGCGGGACATGGAATTCTGGAAACGCCATCTCGAGCGGATCCCGGAGAAGCGGATTTTCCGGGCCCGGCCGGGGCATGCGGATGTGCTCGGAAATTCCCGGCACAGGAAATTTCATCTCGGCGAGGAAACGAGCCGGATCATCGACCGCGTCATCCTCCGCCACGGCATCAGCCCCAACATCTATTTCACGGCCCTGCATGCCCTGATCGTCGCCTTCATGTGCGACGAGAAGCAGTTCGTCATCCTCAACCCCGTCGCCTTCGGCGAGCGCAAGGTGCTGCACAGGCGGCAGGGGTATCAGGTGGCGATGCCGCCCGTGCTGATCGACCTGAACGAGCACGGTAGCATCGCCGGTCTCTTCGAGGACATTTCCGCCCAGGGGCGGTCGTTCTACCGCCATATCCGCACCCCGCACCAGGTCGCCATGCGCGAGCTCCCGCACAAGAACTTCTCGTGCCTGGGCGACATGTTCGTAAACTTCAT encodes:
- the metE gene encoding 5-methyltetrahydropteroyltriglutamate--homocysteine S-methyltransferase yields the protein MAYTHNLGYPRVGARRELKAALEAHWKGQLSAFDLEEAAREIRTANWRRQSGLDLVPVGDFSLYDQVLDMSFALGNVPERAEACQGTVLDRYFRVARGRTAGDAAGVAAGEMTKWFDTNYHYIVPEFTSGTEFTLHPQRILEQVDEARDAGVSAKPVLIGPMTYLWLGKEKDGSDKWGLLDRLLPVYVELLGLLAGRGVGWVQMDEPVLVTDLEPRQRDMFAGAYAALSGRGVRLLLTTFFGGLGENLDLALGLPVDGVHVDAVRGREELPAVVDRLPKGKVLSVGIIDGRNIWKTDLAAALDVLEPLDARLGDRLWIAPSCSLLHVPVDLDLETDMDGEIRSWLAFAAQKLDELRLLGRALDRGRAAVAGELAANAKALAGRRSSTRVHDPIVKARLDAIEPSWGNRRSPYPVRSALHRRRFGLPLYPTTTIGSFPQTAEIRTARRQYRAGELKREAYVQAMQDQIRRVVSAQEDLGLDVLVHGEAERNDMVEYFGEQLRGYVFSGFGWVQSYGSRCVKPPIIFGDISRLGPMTVEWITFAQSLTDKPMKGMLTGPVTILNWSFVRDDQPRSRTCLQLALAVRDEVLDLEKAGIGIIQIDEAALREGLPLRTSQWREYLDWAVGAYRIAANGVRDETQIHTHMCYSEFNDIIAAIADMDADVITIETSRSGMELLDVFDSFSYPNEIGPGVYDIHSPNVPEAQAMVDLLRKAARHIPPERLWVNPDCGLKTRQWGEVLPSLSAMVAAAKTMRTSTVIDV
- a CDS encoding LysR family transcriptional regulator; protein product: MAGIERIHLEILRAVQRHGSLTAAASALNLTQSALSHSIRKLEDRLGVEIWHREGRSLRPTQAGEYLLNLADRLAPQFAQAEERLRQFAQGERGTLRIGMECHPCYQWLLKIAASYLAAWPAVDLDVRQKFQFGGIGALTGYEIDLLVTPDPLYVRGLLYEAVFDYEQVLVVSAGHTLSQADHVRPEQLAGEVLITYPVSVDRLDVFTRFLTPAGVSPRQHKLIETTDILLQMVASGRGVSAMPRWLIEEWADRFAVVPVRLGKDGIDKQIHLGIREADADTDYLRAFLNLAREHRDAVGRGRNAVG
- a CDS encoding tyrosine-type recombinase/integrase; this translates as MPSRKREKTRYPGVYFVIGTGADGKPERVYYIVYRRDGKLIEEKAGYQGRDDMTEARAARLRAERIDGKSDSNKTRRNKIKAEKEADDSRWTLSKLWTEYKKSKVDFKGIKTDESRFIRYLEVPFGHKEPEEIAPLDVDRVRVMMLKSKSPQTVKNTLELFRRIINFGVKMHLCSRLPFTIEFPKPDNHKTEDLTPDEMERLFKAIAEDTNIQAAGIMKAALFTGMRRGEIFKLKWSDLDFDKGFIFIRDPKGGKDQRIPMNEAARQLFLDHPRTGSEYVFPGRNGGLRKDVKHQTARIKRRAGLPEDFRALHGLRHVYASMLASSGQVDIYTLQKLLTHKSPQMTQRYAHLRDDALKRAAEVAGNLFANIEKQNTSIDVENPKTA